The window GGAGGCACGGCCGGCAATGTCGGCGCCGAGGCCATCAACCACCTGGTCGTACAGGGCGACTGCGAGGCGCCTGCCGCCGTCGTGCGCAACCCGCTGCCCGCCACCGGCGGCACCCGGCCCGAACCCGTCGAGCAGGTACGCCAGCTGGCCCCGCTCGACCTGCGCCGCACCCGGCTGCGCGCGGTCACCGCCGAGGACTACGCCGCCCTCGCCGGCGCCCTGCCGGGCGTGCAGCGGGCGGCGGCCGAGATCCGCTGGACCGGCAGCGTCCAGGAAGCACACATCGCGATCGACGCCCACAGCACCGCCGACCCGTCGCCGGGCCTGCTCGACTCGGTCGCCCAGGCCCTGGAGACGTACCGGCGCATCGGCCACGACCTCGTCGTGGAGCCCGCCCGACTGGTGCCGCTCGACATCGCGCTGAGCGTCTGCGCCGCGCCGGGGCACCAGCACGGGCAGATCCTGGCCGAGCTGTACCGCGTGCTGGGCAGCGGACGGCTGCCCGGCGGACGGCTCGGCTTCTTCCACCCCGACGCGCTGACCTTCGGCGAACCGGTCCGGCTCAGCCGCCTGGTCGCCGTCGCCGCGGCCGTGCCCGGGGTGGAGAGCGTCGAGGTCACCCGGCTGCGCCGACTGTCCGAACAGGACCGAGGAGAGAGGGAGGACGGCGTGCTGCGGCTCGGCCCGCTGGAGATCGCCACCTGCGACAACGACCCGGACCGGCCGGAGAACGGCCTGCTGGCGATATCTCTGGGAGGTGCCCGATGACGGACCCGCACCCGGCCCCCGCGACCGAAGTCCCCGCGACCGACGACTGCGGCTGCGGCGGCGCCTGCCGCGGCGGCCACGACGAGCGCCTCGCGCCGACGCCGCCGCACAACCCGCCCGGCCGCACCGCGCTGGACTACCGCGTCGGCGAGTACGGCTCCTTTCTGGCCGCCCTGCTCGACCGGCTCGCCTCGCCCGCGTACCCGGCGCTGAACCGCCTCACCGTCCGCACCCCGGACGACCCGGCGATCGGCCTGCTCGACGCCACGGCCGTCCTCGGCGACCTGCTCACCTTCCACTCCGAGCGGATCGCCGACGAGGCCTACCTCCGCACCGCCGACGAGCACCGCTCCCTGGTGCTGCTCGGCCGGCTCGTCGGGCACCGTCCGCGTCCCGGTGTCGCCGCCGCCACGTACCTGGCGTACACCCTCGAACGCGACCCGCGCGCCGAGGCGCAGAACGTGCTGATCCCGCGCGGCGCGCGCAGCCACAGCGTGCCGGCCTCCGCCGATGAGGCGTCGCTGACGTTCGAGACCGCACGGGATCTGACGGCCCGCTGGGACTTCAACGAGCTGAAGGTCCGTCGCCGCCGTCCCTCGCTGCTCACGCCGCAGGACCTCGAGAAGCGCTCGGAGCTGTTCGTCGAGGGCACGGGGCTCTCTCTTCAGACCGGCGATCAGTTGCTGTTCGTCTTCGGGGAAGGGGCCGGGGGTGCGCGCAAGCTGCTGCCCGTGGCGAAGACGCGGGTCGACCGGGACGACGAGATCACGGCGGTCTCGTTGCCGAAGTCGGCGCCGGCGACCCTGAGGGAACTGGTCGACGAAGTACGGCGATGGACGGCTGTGCCGGCCCAGCCGGGTGAGCCGGGGGAGGAGCCGCCCACGCCGGAGGTTCCCCACCCGCGGCCGGTCAGCCGGCTGATCGAGGACTTCGAGGATCAGGTCCTCGAACCGCTGCGTGACGATCTGGACGAGGTCAAGACGCCCGAGCGGCTTGCGGCTCGCCTTGCCGAACCTCTGGCCCGGCTCGGTGAGGCGCAGGTGCTGGCCGCTCCGTATGAGGACGTGGCGGCTTGGTTCGAGCGGTTGGAGGCGGTGCTCGCGGAACTCGCCGAGCGGGCCATGGAGTTGGCGCCTGCCCAGACGGATGCGGGTGGTCGGCCGTCTGGGCTGGTCGCGCAGTTCCCCGCGCCCCTGGAGGATGATGGGCGCGCCGCTGCTTTGGAGGCCCTGGGCGTTGTACTTCCCGCGCTGCGCGCCACCGCCCCCGCACCCCGGGGTGTCACCGGTCGGCAGCTCCCGGGTACTGACACCGCACGTCTCCTCTCCGCCCTCAACCCCGGCCTCGGCAGCCTCTACCCGGCCTGGCGTACGGCCGCCGCCCCCGGTACGCCGCAGCTTCTGCGTGAGCTGCTCGCCCTGCGCGTCACCGCGGCTCCCTTCGGAGCCACGGCCCCGCTGAAGCCGGTCCAGGACGATCGCGGCCGGGTCATCCGCACGGCCGACTGGCCGCTCACCGGCGCGGTGCTGGCGACCATGCGGGTCGTCTTCGACACGGCGGGCAAGTCCCCGGTGCGGGCCGAGTTCCAGTACGTCGAGGGCAGCAGCTCCGACCAGCGATCCGAGAACCTGCCCGTCGCCCAGCCCGTCACCTTCACGCTCGGCCCCGGCCAGGTCGAACTGTCCGTGCGTTCCGGCCAGGACCGCGACCTGAGCTGGCTGAACCGCCGTCCGGCCGACTCCCAGGAGCCCGGTGTCACGGCCCGCTACCTCTCCGCCCTGCCCGAGCGCACGCTCTTCGTGTCCCGGCCCGACGACGAGGGCCTGGTCCACGTCGGAGTCCACAACGGCACCTCCGAGCAGATCGCCCTGCGGCCGGGCGCCAGTGAGCAGTTCACGCACGGCGATCACGAGGTCAGCCTCACGTACACGGTGGGCAGCGCCGAGCCCCATGTCGAGGTCGTGATCGCCAGCAAGCCGGAGCCCGTCAACCGCCGCACGCTCCAGCTGGACACCGTGCACGAGGGCATCACCGTCGGCAGCTGGGTGGCGATCCAGCGGCCCGCCAAGGGAGCCGAGGGCGGAGTGCCCGGCGATCCGAAGCTGGCGTTCGTCACCACCCAGGTGGTGGCAGCGCGTACGGCCGCGTACACCAACTACGGCATCACCGGGCGCGGCACCGAACTCACCCTCGCCGACCCCTGGCTGGACGAGTTCGACGTGCTGCTGTCGCACATCCGCGACACCACCGTGCACGCGGCCGGGGAGCGTCTGCGTCTCGCCGACGAGCCCCTCGGCGAGGACGTGCACGGCAACGAGATCGAACTCGCCGAGCTGTACGAGGGGTTGCGGCCCGGGCGCACGCTGATGGTGACCGGCGAGCGCAGTGACCTCCCGGGCACGGCCGGCGTCAAGGCCACCGAGGTGGTCACCGTCGCCGCCGCCGACCCGGCGGTCGATCCTCGGCTCCCCGGCGATCACGTCCACACCCGGCTGACCCTCACCGCGGATCTCGCCCACCGCTACCGCCGTGAGAGCGTCCGCATCCTCGGCAACGTCGTCGAGGCCACCCACGGCGAGAGCCGCGAGGAGGCCATCGGCAGCGGCGACTCGGACCGCGTCAACCAGACCTTCGCGCTCTGGCAGTCCCCGCTGACCTGGCTCGCCGACGACAACCCCCTCGGCGCGACCCCGGTGCTGGAACTGCGTGTCGACGGCGTGCTGTGGCACGAGGTCGACAGCCTCGCCGGGCGCGGCCCGACCGAGCGGGTCTACATCAGCGGTGCCACGGCCGACGGCCGGACGACCGTGACCTTCGGCGACGGTGTGCACGGCGCCCGGCTGCCCTCCGGCCACGAGAACGTCCGCGCCCGCTACCGCTTCGGCACGGGCAGGGCCGCCAACGTGCCCGCGGACCGGGTCACCCAGCCCCTCACCCGGCCGCTGGGCGTCACCGCGGTCACCAACCCGCGTCCGGCCACCGGCGGCGCCGACGCCGACGGCCCCGGCCTGACCCGCCGTACGGTCCCGCTGGCCGTCTCGGCGCTGGACCGGCTGGTGTCCGAGTCCGACTACGAGGACTTCGCCCGCTCCCGCGCCGGAATCGGCCGGGCCTCGGCACGCGAACTCTTCGACGGGCGGCGGCGCGTGCTGCATGTGACGGTGGCGGGCACGGACGACGTGCCCATCGCCCCCGACTCGGACACCCTGCGCGCCCTGCGCGGCGCCCTCACCGAGTACGGCGACCCCAACCTGCCGGTCCGCGTGGACGGCCGGGAACTGGTCCTGCTGCTGATCGCCGCCCGGGTGAAGGTGGCCCCCGACCACGCCTGGC of the Streptomyces koelreuteriae genome contains:
- a CDS encoding putative baseplate assembly protein, giving the protein MTDPHPAPATEVPATDDCGCGGACRGGHDERLAPTPPHNPPGRTALDYRVGEYGSFLAALLDRLASPAYPALNRLTVRTPDDPAIGLLDATAVLGDLLTFHSERIADEAYLRTADEHRSLVLLGRLVGHRPRPGVAAATYLAYTLERDPRAEAQNVLIPRGARSHSVPASADEASLTFETARDLTARWDFNELKVRRRRPSLLTPQDLEKRSELFVEGTGLSLQTGDQLLFVFGEGAGGARKLLPVAKTRVDRDDEITAVSLPKSAPATLRELVDEVRRWTAVPAQPGEPGEEPPTPEVPHPRPVSRLIEDFEDQVLEPLRDDLDEVKTPERLAARLAEPLARLGEAQVLAAPYEDVAAWFERLEAVLAELAERAMELAPAQTDAGGRPSGLVAQFPAPLEDDGRAAALEALGVVLPALRATAPAPRGVTGRQLPGTDTARLLSALNPGLGSLYPAWRTAAAPGTPQLLRELLALRVTAAPFGATAPLKPVQDDRGRVIRTADWPLTGAVLATMRVVFDTAGKSPVRAEFQYVEGSSSDQRSENLPVAQPVTFTLGPGQVELSVRSGQDRDLSWLNRRPADSQEPGVTARYLSALPERTLFVSRPDDEGLVHVGVHNGTSEQIALRPGASEQFTHGDHEVSLTYTVGSAEPHVEVVIASKPEPVNRRTLQLDTVHEGITVGSWVAIQRPAKGAEGGVPGDPKLAFVTTQVVAARTAAYTNYGITGRGTELTLADPWLDEFDVLLSHIRDTTVHAAGERLRLADEPLGEDVHGNEIELAELYEGLRPGRTLMVTGERSDLPGTAGVKATEVVTVAAADPAVDPRLPGDHVHTRLTLTADLAHRYRRESVRILGNVVEATHGESREEAIGSGDSDRVNQTFALWQSPLTWLADDNPLGATPVLELRVDGVLWHEVDSLAGRGPTERVYISGATADGRTTVTFGDGVHGARLPSGHENVRARYRFGTGRAANVPADRVTQPLTRPLGVTAVTNPRPATGGADADGPGLTRRTVPLAVSALDRLVSESDYEDFARSRAGIGRASARELFDGRRRVLHVTVAGTDDVPIAPDSDTLRALRGALTEYGDPNLPVRVDGRELVLLLIAARVKVAPDHAWHQVEPRLRQALLNRLGFEGRELGRPARLSEVLVTAHTVPGVDYVDVDVFTGVPASATPEELTELLTRPGPPKASVPAHAATYDEKIHTVRAENGETLSEICAKYGVPLAELLRLNPDITDTRRLPKGRSVYVFRGIRPAQLALLSPRAADTLILTEVK